The Daphnia pulicaria isolate SC F1-1A chromosome 12, SC_F0-13Bv2, whole genome shotgun sequence genome segment ACGCGGATcaaacttttatttcaaagtttCTGTCTGCTTCTGCTGTTCTCCGAGCTGCTTTGTTTACCAAATCCTGACAAGAGGTGAGACTTGGAAATGAATCATTATTGCGCATTCGCTTTAGAATAAATATTCCTTTTTGTTATAGGGGAAACAACAGCCAGATTGCGGAAGTGAGTCTAGAGAAGCCTTTGGCTATTAGGAGGGCCGATCCTGATGGAGAGCCACTCGTCTTGTTCATCGACGTCGAGAAAAAATTGGAGAAACACAAAGAGCTGCTCGACAAAGAAATGAGCAAATCGAATCAGGAACTCAAAAAGATCCTGAAAGATCTCGGAGCCAATTACAAGAAATCGGTGGAATTGGCCCAGAGTCTTTTATCCAACATTGTCGACGTTTGGTCCCGTATTGAAGACACGTCCAAAGATGCCGACCCCATCAGTGACGGACCCGACTCGTACAACCTGGCCGACCTACTTCTTCTGGCCAAGTAAGAAAATTGTAACCCAATCTGACTGAGTTATTGATGatctaatattttatttcggGTGGGTGGAATCAAATTTTCAAGTGACAGCGGCCTTTGCCATGAGGCTCATTTTTTAACTCCGCCGGAAGAGGAGAACAAGATAAAACTTATTGTTGGATCGGAGACGAATGAAACCGATCCTTCGTCGGAGGAGGAAATTAAGCCGGAATCGATCCGGCCTGTAAGCAACCTGACCCTGCTGCATACGTCGAAGAGAAGCGAAACGAAAGATGATTTGATCAATCGTCTCAAATCGCTGGGCGATGAGCTGGAATCGAACGAGACGGAATTGTCGCCGAaacttttaattgatttcaaaGAAGCCTGGCTGCGCATAGTCAACAAGTCCAACGAATTTTTCGACTTCCGGGTTCCTcaatcgaagcaggaagaagaagatttgagAATCTACACGGCCCGGCTACTTTTTCTGTCcaagtaaatttttaattttgttaattaatCAATTTGCGCAATGTTGTATAATTAACTGAATTTTACAAAGCGAACGACCCTGCGAGTCTCCCGATGAAACATTCTTCAAAGGCCAATGCATCCAAGTCGGTCCAACCGAACACTGTCCGGAAAACATGGAGCTGAACGACGGACCAAAGAACCAAGGATTTTGCGACTGTTTGCCGTTGGAATCGGCCAAAGAAAAGTCGGACCTCCGGGTCATTTACTCcgttcaaaagaagaaatgctaTACGCAAAATACGCAGGTATTTCGTCCagctaattaaaacaaaaaaaaaaggaaaaaatgtttgcGTCATTTGGTTTCAAAAATAGGGTCCCTGTCCGAACGGGCAATGGTTTGTGCTGCGCAACAACATCCCGCAGTGCGAAGAAAATTCCGGCGGATGCCCAGCTGACGGCCGGCACGTGTACTGGAGTCCGGATGCCGGCGTTCACATTGCCaaaaagtgttgggaaatcggaACAAAAGGGCCCTGCGATCCTGACGAGAGATTACATCTGAGACAAGACATGGGCGACTTCGAGATTTACTGCGATCGTAATTCAGTTAGCTATTTATCATCACCTGTGATTATTCCACCTATCCCGTCGTATCGCGGAGCGTGTCAAGCGGGTAGTTACCGCAAGCAACGACTGAAATGTGAACGACCATTTctttaaaacgaaaaaaacatccTAGCAGTTCTACAAGCTATAATCAAATCATCAGTATAATTACTTGAGTAcaatatcatttattttgtaatattGGTGTCAGGACCATAGGAGGTCTAAAAATATAAAGCTCcactcaacaccaaatgaTATTGATTATAATTTGATGTGCTCTGCTGAGAATGTAATTGACTCAATTTTCCGAGAGGAACTAATTATCTTTTAAACCAggaattactttttttccgTTTAATTCCGCTCAACCCCGTCTAGACACTCCTTATCACGTAATTAaccaagaagaaacaaaaatcttgaTATTGTGCGTGCTGGACTGCTGGTCTAGTGCGTCACAAGTTTTTCCATTCGCGCGATTTCCGGATGTTGTCCGGGTCCACGCAAACCTCCTAGAACCCGCATTATCCTGTTTCCGTCTGGCATATGACTGACAGCTCAAAGGCTGAGGCCTGCTCAGATACAGTTGTATAGAGAGAACAAAATTACATTTCTGCAGGACCTGAGCCGGACAGTCATCTAATCTGAAAATAGATCTCTGCTCCTTTGTTGCCATTTTAGTCAGCAGAGTATCTCcggcagtaaaaaaaaaaatctaccaGTACTGCGCAATTCATTCAAGTTAATAACACGAGAGAAATAAGGATATCCATaatcttaaatttaaaaaaaatgtgaacttGTCAGTTGTTAGTTAGGCGAGAGATACGAGGAGGTGCTGCCGTGTGGCGGCAGGTTCGGTCctaaagttcaaatattttcgatttgattgtttacccacaAACAAAGTTGTGCGTTACAAAAGTGGGCCTGATCTAatgcattattttaaaatgaactgagtcaacaaaaacggCCAGAGAAAACAGTGCCAGTCCAACGATAGCTCACTCTGGAAAAATCATGGTCCGTACCATGTGACGATTGATAACCACGCCACCaaatagtcaaaaaggaaaaacagagATAAAtattttgtcctacctttgagCCTGGGAAAAATGGAcaggcatccacaagtgctccatctGCTgtaaagttgaatccaccaggctggatagaaaaaagggggtccCCGCGTGAACactccacacacacatgggtgTAAACTTACACAAAGGAACGGGGAAGATACTCGGCCATcatcggtagtttctccaatgaaacgggatgctgtttgtctaaataaaaaataaaaattggattacgaaaaaattttacaattaaaCAAGGTAACATAACggaaaagttgaaatgagACAGAGTGTCAACCTTAATTTTATCGTATTCTCCCCTTCAAATCTACATAAAAGCAACGGTTACAtaatgcaaacaaactgccaagcATCGACAGGGGCCTtcttacatgataaatgctagtcaaGCATATTCTACTAACATTTCatgatttcataaatttggAACAGATTCTATTTAAACTCACATAAACCATTCTCACAATTCCATTTAGAAGcttttataatatttaataccggccaaacagcatggagtgcaATGCATGGAGAGCCTCAGTGAAACCACAGAGTTCGtacgacgaccacatttttataattatttccATGTTgtgctatttttcgtgcagccacgtaCGCACCCAAAAAAGTGATCGTTTTCTTCGTAATAACTCAAACAGCTTTGACAAATGGTATAGACTGTCCATAGCCACgtagaaaacaaataataacagACCATCATGACATTAGactgacatttaaaaattttaatcgaaAACTTATCTTCTTTCGACAGGTATTATATAAACAAGTTAAAACAACAATGGGTCCAActatataaattgaaacgATCGTTCAGTTTGAAAACACAGTCTCATTTAtaatttcgaaaaactaaataatggcGCATTTTTCTGTCGCCTCACTCACCCAAGTTGTTTTGCTGTTGATTTTCAACTGTTGGACTAAAAACTGACAAAAAATGGGCAGTTTTAATCAGGTGAGTCCGCAGAGTCACGAAAACTGGCATCATGACAATAACCAACCAATCAGTGGGGAGCCATCACACATCGAAAATGAAGCGGAATAATCGTcgtccaaaacaaaaatatatttctctCAAAAGAGCCTATAGATTCAACTAAACTTAACGGAATAATTGG includes the following:
- the LOC124316297 gene encoding uncharacterized protein LOC124316297 isoform X1 — protein: MTRIKLLFQSFCLLLLFSELLCLPNPDKRGNNSQIAEVSLEKPLAIRRADPDGEPLVLFIDVEKKLEKHKELLDKEMSKSNQELKKILKDLGANYKKSVELAQSLLSNIVDVWSRIEDTSKDADPISDGPDSYNLADLLLLANDSGLCHEAHFLTPPEEENKIKLIVGSETNETDPSSEEEIKPESIRPVSNLTLLHTSKRSETKDDLINRLKSLGDELESNETELSPKLLIDFKEAWLRIVNKSNEFFDFRVPQSKQEEEDLRIYTARLLFLSNERPCESPDETFFKGQCIQVGPTEHCPENMELNDGPKNQGFCDCLPLESAKEKSDLRVIYSVQKKKCYTQNTQGPCPNGQWFVLRNNIPQCEENSGGCPADGRHVYWSPDAGVHIAKKCWEIGTKGPCDPDERLHLRQDMGDFEIYCDRNSVSYLSSPVIIPPIPSYRGACQAGSYRKQRLKCERPFL
- the LOC124316297 gene encoding uncharacterized protein LOC124316297 isoform X2; protein product: MTRIKLLFQSFCLLLLFSELLCLPNPDKSQIAEVSLEKPLAIRRADPDGEPLVLFIDVEKKLEKHKELLDKEMSKSNQELKKILKDLGANYKKSVELAQSLLSNIVDVWSRIEDTSKDADPISDGPDSYNLADLLLLANDSGLCHEAHFLTPPEEENKIKLIVGSETNETDPSSEEEIKPESIRPVSNLTLLHTSKRSETKDDLINRLKSLGDELESNETELSPKLLIDFKEAWLRIVNKSNEFFDFRVPQSKQEEEDLRIYTARLLFLSNERPCESPDETFFKGQCIQVGPTEHCPENMELNDGPKNQGFCDCLPLESAKEKSDLRVIYSVQKKKCYTQNTQGPCPNGQWFVLRNNIPQCEENSGGCPADGRHVYWSPDAGVHIAKKCWEIGTKGPCDPDERLHLRQDMGDFEIYCDRNSVSYLSSPVIIPPIPSYRGACQAGSYRKQRLKCERPFL